A window from Mixophyes fleayi isolate aMixFle1 chromosome 12, aMixFle1.hap1, whole genome shotgun sequence encodes these proteins:
- the LOC142108498 gene encoding uncharacterized protein LOC142108498, producing the protein MKFKTSALQNVTDTPHLDATLTLYVDGSRYYVDGVPYTGYAITAEEEVLQSGTLSNGTSAQEAELIALTKTCVYAEGQIANVYTDSRYAWGVAQDFGPIWKSRDFQGSNGKPIKHANLINELFRALELPKQVGIIKVQAHTKEQTPEARGNTFADHIAKKAALQQKNTTFLADSMEGDADEFQFPDLQSLKDFQKQASKKEKKKCEKEGAQFDEQGIWSKENNWCLPRAIYPVMIQIAHRQVHHSKEAMTNRVWKNWIAPGFNPAATNYVAACWICVIHNPGQRVKTPRRKHSKGFLSLSETSDGLYTTS; encoded by the coding sequence ATGAAATTCAAAACTTCAGCTTTGCAAAATGTCACTGACACACCACATTTAGATGCAACACTAACTCTTTATGTAGATGGATCTAGATACTATGTGGATGGAGTTCCATATACAGGTTATGCCATCACTGCTGAGGAAGAGGTGCTTCAATCAGGAACACTGTCTAATGGaacatcagcacaagaagcagaattgatagctctaactaagacttgtgtatatgcagaaggacaaattgccaatgtatatacagattcacGTTATGCCTGGGGAGTGGCGCAAGATTTTGGTCCCATTTGGAAAAGTAGAGACTTTCAAGGGTCAAATGGAAAACCCATCAAACATGCCAACTTAATTAATGAGCTATTTAGAGCATTGGAACTCCCTAAACAAGTGGGAATTATAAAAGTTCAAGCTCACACTAAAGAACAAACTCCAGAAGCAAGAGGAAATACTTTTGCAGATcacatagcaaaaaaggcagcccTCCAACAAAAGAATACTACTTTTCTAGCAGACTCAATGGAAGGGGACGCAGACGAATTTCAATTTCCGGACCTACAAAGCCTTaaagactttcagaaacaagcatcaaagaaagaaaagaaaaagtgtgAAAAAGAAGGTGCACAGTTTGATGAACAAGGAATATggtcaaaagaaaataattggTGCCTACCAAGAGCTATATACCCAGTAATGATTCAAATTGCACATAGACAAGTGCATCATTCCAAAGAAGCAATGACTAATAGGGTATGGAAAAACTGGATTGCCCCTGGATTCAACCCTGCGGCCACAAACTACGTGGCAGCTTGCTGGATATGTGTGATACACAATCCAGGGCAAAGAGTAAAGACCCCCAGGAGGAAGCATTCCAAAGGTTTTCTATCCCTTTCAGAGACTTCAGATGGACTATATACAACTTCCTAA